The proteins below are encoded in one region of Paralysiella testudinis:
- a CDS encoding YdgA family protein: MKKSLWVLALLLTAVLLLLAGLPYYLGIKAEQSLQEQQALLAKTSFLQVEQHDYQRGWFSSTETTVVRFKPSFLASVQKQLPDNIQTILREPITLVSHVRHGLFAGSLKPVRAQVDTELRFSPEADKILMRFFGQQKPATLHNTIYLSGSGNMTLEIPAFDYEELSGIKLAWQGLQSQMDYSAGFSSYDTHTTNPGLRMILADKGEAAYTGLDIRTHTQDGNNQIALGNSRLQLKQLSLQWHEGVSYDLKLNELVNLLTDLQIGAFINPNGSVPPSKIVLDELSFATDMSEDGQWINSQGQFGFAKLHYGNDVYGPLEIKASAEHLDAASLLALKHKLTELASQNLDETALQDAIVQAARTEGLGLFTQNPLIKLETFRFQMPEGLVDVHGQVRFNGLTADDMQHANSMLRKTEATMDLSVPQKLLEELAVRQARNIFTVDESAGGEEALIDINNTIRLMVSSTIKTMQQDGYLNVDNNGAVSTQINIHQNELTLNGKKFAAESEPEWEPEAASAPAAATSASAASATP, from the coding sequence ATGAAAAAAAGTTTGTGGGTCTTGGCGCTGTTGCTTACAGCTGTGTTGTTGCTATTGGCCGGGTTGCCGTATTATCTGGGCATCAAGGCCGAACAAAGCCTGCAAGAGCAACAAGCCTTGCTGGCCAAAACCTCATTTTTGCAGGTGGAGCAACACGATTACCAGCGCGGTTGGTTTTCCTCCACCGAGACCACGGTGGTGCGCTTCAAGCCCAGCTTCTTGGCCAGCGTGCAAAAACAGCTGCCCGACAACATCCAAACCATTTTGCGTGAGCCGATTACATTGGTAAGCCATGTGCGCCACGGTCTGTTTGCAGGCAGCCTCAAGCCGGTGCGAGCGCAAGTGGACACCGAATTGCGCTTTTCACCCGAAGCCGACAAAATTCTGATGCGCTTTTTCGGCCAACAAAAACCGGCCACCTTGCACAACACCATTTATTTATCCGGCAGCGGCAATATGACGCTGGAAATACCCGCATTCGATTACGAAGAATTGTCGGGTATTAAGCTGGCCTGGCAAGGCTTGCAAAGCCAAATGGACTACAGCGCCGGTTTTAGCAGCTACGACACCCACACCACCAACCCCGGCTTGCGCATGATTCTGGCCGACAAAGGCGAAGCAGCCTATACCGGGCTGGACATCCGCACCCACACTCAAGACGGCAACAACCAAATCGCCTTGGGCAACAGCCGTTTGCAGCTAAAACAATTGTCGCTGCAATGGCATGAAGGGGTGAGCTACGACCTGAAATTAAACGAATTGGTGAACCTGCTTACCGATTTGCAAATCGGTGCGTTTATCAACCCCAACGGCAGCGTGCCGCCGTCGAAAATCGTGCTCGATGAGTTGTCCTTCGCCACCGACATGAGCGAAGACGGGCAGTGGATTAATAGCCAAGGCCAGTTTGGTTTTGCCAAGCTGCACTATGGCAACGATGTTTACGGCCCCTTAGAAATCAAGGCCAGCGCCGAGCATTTGGATGCCGCCAGCTTGCTGGCCTTGAAACACAAGCTCACCGAGTTGGCCAGCCAAAATCTGGACGAAACCGCCTTACAAGACGCCATTGTGCAGGCAGCCCGCACCGAAGGCTTGGGCTTGTTTACCCAAAACCCGCTAATCAAACTGGAAACTTTCCGTTTCCAAATGCCCGAAGGTTTGGTGGACGTGCATGGCCAAGTGCGCTTTAACGGCCTAACGGCCGATGATATGCAGCACGCCAACAGCATGTTGCGTAAAACCGAAGCCACCATGGATTTGAGCGTGCCGCAAAAACTGCTGGAAGAATTGGCCGTGCGCCAAGCGCGCAATATTTTCACTGTGGATGAAAGCGCCGGTGGCGAAGAAGCACTGATCGACATCAACAACACCATCCGCTTAATGGTGTCCAGCACCATCAAAACCATGCAGCAAGACGGCTACCTGAACGTGGATAACAACGGTGCCGTTAGCACCCAAATCAACATCCACCAAAATGAACTGACGCTTAACGGCAAAAAATTTGCCGCCGAGTCGGAGCCGGAATGGGAACCGGAAGCCGCCAGCGCACCCGCAGCGGCCACCAGCGCCAGTGCCGCATCGGCAACACCATGA
- a CDS encoding DesA family fatty acid desaturase — protein MLDFLSHGLLNLPWWGVLLCALAFTQTTIAAVTLYLHRSQAHRGVDFHPLVSHFFRFWLWLTTGMVTKEWVAIHRKHHARCETEADPHSPQVLGLKKVLAEGSELYRAAAKDEAMLVQFGKGTPDDWMERNVYTRHSTVGITIMFIVNVLLFGVIGIAIWAVQMAWIPIWAAGVINGLGHYFGYRNFENEDASTNLIPWGFWIGGEELHNNHHTFGTSCKFSYHWYEFDIGWMYICILRSLKLAQVRKVAPKLGLQAQHTLSVDTVQAIIHNRYLLAMRYSKQLHSDLAAEMAKIKHDITLPDPAKAFAKWLQKEPALLNAAEQQQLQALTAQSPMLDKIYRMRRDLSELWGRSSLSSEELVQKLQAWCQQAENSGIEALSRYAQVLRQAKTIQAA, from the coding sequence ATGTTGGATTTTTTAAGTCACGGCTTGCTTAACTTGCCCTGGTGGGGCGTATTGTTGTGCGCGCTGGCATTCACACAAACCACCATTGCGGCGGTCACGCTGTATCTGCACCGCAGCCAAGCCCATCGCGGGGTGGATTTTCACCCGCTGGTAAGCCACTTTTTCCGCTTTTGGCTGTGGCTGACCACCGGCATGGTAACCAAAGAATGGGTGGCCATCCACCGCAAACACCATGCCCGTTGCGAAACCGAGGCAGACCCGCATTCGCCGCAAGTATTGGGCTTGAAAAAAGTGCTGGCCGAAGGCTCTGAGCTTTATCGCGCCGCTGCTAAAGACGAAGCCATGTTGGTGCAATTCGGCAAAGGCACGCCCGACGACTGGATGGAACGCAATGTCTACACGCGCCACTCCACCGTGGGCATCACCATCATGTTCATAGTCAATGTATTGTTGTTCGGCGTGATTGGCATTGCCATTTGGGCGGTGCAAATGGCGTGGATTCCCATTTGGGCTGCCGGTGTGATTAACGGCTTGGGGCATTATTTCGGCTACCGCAATTTTGAAAACGAAGACGCGTCCACCAACTTAATCCCGTGGGGCTTCTGGATTGGCGGCGAAGAGCTGCATAACAACCACCACACCTTCGGCACCTCGTGCAAGTTTTCCTACCATTGGTATGAGTTCGACATCGGTTGGATGTATATCTGCATTTTGCGCAGCCTGAAGCTGGCGCAAGTGCGCAAAGTAGCGCCCAAGCTGGGCTTGCAGGCACAACACACGCTCAGCGTTGATACAGTGCAGGCCATTATCCACAACCGCTATTTGCTGGCCATGCGCTACTCCAAGCAGCTGCACAGTGATTTGGCCGCCGAAATGGCCAAAATCAAGCACGACATCACCCTGCCCGACCCAGCCAAAGCGTTTGCCAAATGGCTGCAAAAAGAACCGGCCTTGCTCAATGCTGCCGAACAGCAGCAATTGCAAGCGCTCACGGCACAAAGCCCGATGCTGGACAAAATTTACCGCATGCGTCGCGACTTGAGTGAGCTGTGGGGGCGCTCGAGCTTAAGCAGCGAAGAATTGGTACAAAAGCTGCAAGCATGGTGTCAACAAGCAGAAAATTCCGGCATTGAAGCCTTGTCGCGCTATGCGCAAGTATTGCGCCAAGCCAAAACCATTCAGGCTGCCTGA
- a CDS encoding arsenate reductase, whose amino-acid sequence MTRIYGIPNCSTVKNARTWLAEHNIAAEFTDFKKQAPDAELLQSWLAQVPLATLINRKGTTWRKLDAQQQAQADNPGDAIALMATQPSLIKRPVLVHQNQVHVGFNAAQYAAIFNLPSTAA is encoded by the coding sequence ATGACCCGTATTTACGGCATCCCCAATTGCAGCACCGTCAAAAACGCCCGCACTTGGCTGGCCGAGCACAACATCGCCGCCGAGTTTACCGATTTCAAAAAACAAGCGCCCGATGCCGAACTGCTGCAAAGCTGGTTGGCACAAGTGCCGCTGGCCACCTTGATTAACCGCAAAGGCACCACTTGGCGTAAATTAGACGCACAACAACAAGCCCAGGCCGACAATCCCGGCGATGCCATCGCCTTAATGGCGACACAGCCTTCTTTAATCAAGCGCCCGGTGCTGGTGCACCAAAACCAAGTGCACGTGGGCTTTAATGCCGCCCAATACGCCGCTATTTTCAACCTGCCGAGCACCGCCGCATGA
- a CDS encoding UDP-2,3-diacylglucosamine diphosphatase, which yields MSQTVLIADLHLSEHTPALNTLFEGCLKQWQGQIDALYILGDFFDAWVGDDDDSDFIRHIKTMLADFARHTPLYVMHGNRDFLLGADFATATGATLLPERTQITLYGQPYVLVHGDELCTDDLAYQQFRLQSRHPQWQAAMLAKPLAERRVLAAQIRQMSESRKSAEGKSEIADATEAGVLALMQAYAATPMPTLIHGHTHRPAVHQHQLNGRPFTRHVLQDWHGHSGGYLTINAEHGVQSHLLSA from the coding sequence ATGAGCCAAACCGTTTTGATTGCCGACTTACACCTGTCGGAACACACCCCCGCGCTGAATACCCTGTTTGAAGGCTGCCTGAAACAATGGCAAGGCCAAATCGACGCCTTGTATATTCTGGGCGATTTTTTCGATGCTTGGGTGGGCGACGACGACGACAGCGATTTTATCCGCCACATCAAAACCATGCTGGCCGATTTTGCCCGCCATACGCCGCTGTATGTCATGCACGGCAACCGCGATTTTTTGCTCGGCGCTGATTTTGCCACCGCCACTGGCGCCACCCTCTTGCCCGAACGCACCCAAATTACGCTTTATGGCCAGCCCTATGTACTGGTGCATGGCGATGAGCTGTGCACCGACGATTTGGCTTATCAGCAATTCCGCCTGCAATCGCGCCACCCGCAATGGCAAGCGGCGATGCTGGCCAAACCCTTGGCCGAGCGGCGCGTACTGGCGGCGCAAATCCGCCAAATGAGCGAAAGCCGCAAAAGTGCCGAAGGCAAAAGCGAAATTGCCGACGCCACCGAAGCCGGCGTGCTGGCACTGATGCAGGCATACGCGGCCACCCCCATGCCCACGCTGATTCATGGCCACACCCACCGCCCCGCAGTGCATCAACATCAACTGAACGGCCGGCCGTTTACCCGCCATGTACTGCAAGACTGGCACGGCCACAGCGGCGGTTATCTCACCATAAACGCCGAGCATGGCGTGCAAAGCCATTTATTATCTGCATAA
- a CDS encoding proline--tRNA ligase produces MKASQFFISTLKEAPAEAELPSHKLMLRAGLIKRVASGLYTWMPMGLRVARKVEAVVREEMNRAGAVEMLMPIVQPAELWQESGRWEFYGKELLRLQDRHERDFCFAPTCEEVITDIVRSEVRSYKQLPLNFYHIQTKFRDEVRPRFGVMRAREFVMKDAYSFHSDYDSLKQTYQDMYDAYCRIFDRLGLDYRPVAADTGSIGGTGSHEFQVLADSGEDIIAYSDASDYAANVELAATLPLSGQRAAATQSLAKVATPNIKTIAALVDFLAVPITQTLKSIVVEGEAEGELVLLLLRGDHQFNDIKAEKLPGVKAPLTMAGAAAIQAAFGANGGSLGPVGFKGRVYADFATEKGADWVIGANEDDCHYTGFNFGRDAAEPTFADLRNVEAGDPSPCGSGSLKLARGIEVGHVFQLRQKYAEAMKATFLDQNGKSQIMEMGCYGIGITRIVAAAIEQNNDERGIVWTDTMAPFTVVIVPMNYRKSDTVKAAADDLYAALQALGVDVLLDDRDERAGVLLNDSELLGIPHRIVIGDRALKEGMVEYQNRRASSAENVAIDAVAAQIQAALHAGQ; encoded by the coding sequence ATGAAAGCCAGCCAGTTTTTTATTTCCACCCTCAAAGAAGCCCCTGCCGAAGCCGAATTGCCCAGCCACAAGCTGATGCTGCGTGCCGGTTTGATTAAACGCGTGGCCAGCGGCCTGTATACCTGGATGCCGATGGGCTTACGGGTGGCGCGCAAAGTGGAAGCCGTGGTGCGCGAAGAAATGAACCGCGCCGGGGCGGTGGAAATGCTGATGCCCATCGTGCAGCCGGCCGAATTATGGCAAGAATCCGGCCGCTGGGAATTTTACGGCAAAGAGCTGCTGCGCCTGCAAGACCGCCACGAGCGTGATTTTTGCTTTGCCCCCACTTGCGAAGAAGTGATTACCGACATCGTGCGCAGCGAAGTGCGCTCCTACAAGCAATTGCCGCTCAACTTCTACCACATACAAACCAAATTCCGCGACGAAGTGCGGCCGCGCTTCGGCGTGATGCGTGCGCGCGAATTTGTGATGAAAGACGCCTATTCTTTCCACAGCGATTACGATTCGCTCAAACAAACCTACCAAGACATGTACGACGCCTATTGCCGCATCTTCGACCGCTTAGGGCTGGATTACCGCCCGGTGGCGGCAGATACCGGCAGCATCGGCGGCACCGGCTCGCACGAATTCCAAGTGCTGGCCGACTCCGGCGAAGACATCATTGCCTACAGCGATGCATCCGACTACGCCGCCAACGTTGAATTGGCCGCCACCCTGCCCTTGTCCGGCCAACGCGCTGCCGCCACTCAAAGCTTAGCCAAAGTGGCCACGCCGAATATCAAAACCATTGCTGCACTGGTGGATTTTTTAGCCGTGCCGATTACGCAAACGCTGAAATCCATTGTGGTGGAAGGCGAAGCCGAGGGCGAGCTGGTGCTGCTGCTACTGCGTGGTGACCATCAATTCAACGACATCAAGGCCGAAAAACTGCCCGGCGTGAAAGCCCCGCTCACCATGGCCGGTGCGGCGGCGATTCAGGCAGCCTTCGGCGCCAACGGCGGCTCACTCGGCCCGGTGGGCTTTAAGGGGCGCGTGTATGCCGATTTTGCCACCGAAAAAGGCGCGGATTGGGTGATTGGCGCCAACGAAGACGACTGCCATTACACCGGCTTTAATTTTGGCCGCGATGCCGCCGAACCGACATTTGCCGACTTGCGCAATGTAGAAGCGGGCGACCCCAGCCCTTGCGGTTCAGGCAGCCTCAAGCTCGCACGCGGCATTGAAGTAGGCCATGTGTTCCAGCTGCGCCAAAAATACGCCGAAGCCATGAAAGCCACTTTCCTGGATCAAAACGGCAAAAGCCAGATTATGGAAATGGGCTGCTACGGCATCGGCATCACTCGCATTGTGGCCGCCGCCATTGAGCAGAATAACGACGAACGCGGCATTGTTTGGACCGACACCATGGCGCCGTTTACGGTGGTGATTGTGCCGATGAACTACCGCAAGTCCGACACCGTCAAAGCCGCAGCCGATGATTTATACGCCGCATTACAAGCCTTGGGCGTGGACGTGCTACTGGATGACCGCGACGAACGCGCCGGCGTGTTGCTCAACGACAGCGAGCTGCTGGGCATTCCCCACCGCATCGTTATCGGCGACCGCGCCTTAAAAGAAGGCATGGTGGAATACCAAAACCGCCGCGCCAGCAGTGCTGAAAATGTGGCCATTGATGCGGTGGCCGCCCAAATTCAGGCAGCCTTGCATGCAGGGCAGTAA
- a CDS encoding class I SAM-dependent methyltransferase gives MQTEMVRYRQLENWFATPFGRYVAVAEADFFARKLAVAAGETALQIGWPQWPLLQHAAAIRHKVYQHHQPQADVCAQPMALPWPENSFDVVVLPHGLEVAAYAPQWLAELQRVLMPHGRLLLTGLNPAGYWRLNGRSLCRDLDLHGVGTVRSWLAQAGLSLQEGSFMAYGWPWMRRPKAPVSAIEYMGNRWWPHQAAVYGLVAGKEVLSVRPDAKLTKQLRELKDLQLVGASPCSKHWGK, from the coding sequence ATGCAAACCGAGATGGTGCGATACCGGCAATTGGAAAATTGGTTTGCCACCCCGTTTGGCCGCTATGTGGCCGTAGCGGAAGCGGATTTTTTTGCCCGCAAGCTGGCGGTGGCGGCGGGGGAAACTGCTTTGCAAATTGGCTGGCCGCAATGGCCTTTGCTACAGCATGCCGCTGCCATTCGCCACAAAGTGTATCAGCATCACCAGCCACAGGCCGATGTATGCGCCCAGCCAATGGCTTTGCCGTGGCCGGAAAACAGCTTTGATGTGGTGGTGCTGCCGCACGGGCTGGAAGTGGCTGCATATGCCCCGCAATGGCTGGCCGAATTGCAGCGGGTGTTGATGCCACATGGGCGTTTGCTGCTCACCGGGCTAAATCCGGCCGGCTATTGGCGTTTGAATGGGCGCAGCCTGTGCCGTGATTTGGATTTACACGGTGTGGGCACGGTGCGTTCATGGCTGGCGCAAGCCGGGCTGAGTTTGCAAGAGGGCAGTTTTATGGCGTATGGCTGGCCGTGGATGCGCCGCCCCAAAGCGCCGGTGTCGGCCATTGAATACATGGGCAACCGCTGGTGGCCGCATCAGGCGGCGGTGTACGGGCTGGTGGCGGGCAAGGAAGTGCTCTCGGTGCGTCCGGATGCCAAGCTGACCAAGCAGTTGCGTGAGTTGAAGGATTTGCAGCTGGTGGGGGCGAGCCCTTGTTCCAAGCATTGGGGCAAATAA
- a CDS encoding LysM peptidoglycan-binding domain-containing protein, with protein MTKLKTIALALAGLVFTPTLTLAQSYNGNTIGLALMNLNAATLKGAPYTMGDIWGRLRQDFRMGEVNPELVRRHEQYYASRSPYFNRTIARSQPYLYHIVSEVEKRQMPAEIALLPFIESAFVTKAKSHVGASGLWQFMPATGRHYGLEQTALYDGRHDVYAATDAALNYLQYLHGLFGDWSLALAAYNWGEGSVGRAIARAQAQGLDPVYENLRMPDETRNYVPKLLAVRNLINNPQAFGLDLAKIDNKPYFKVVDVDQPLDIQAAARLANISETEFLSLNPGFNLPVFMPKTSRKMLLPVAAVSVFEKNYRQANKDELLSWDVYTAYSSTSLADIAAQSGMSVSEIKRLNKLSGNNITAGRSLLLAKNSLSSGVAAFSRVDDTDPLLAQALAQPDMKPVLAPAAAALAVVSVPQAPAPAITSTTPQAAPSSASTTAVTAPARMLADATPAAAAQTLANSVVSSSVDTTENLPDTANNVLANADTRTDAPVQAATEHNDPLLALAQTATVNTTATPVADMDVRASVQAALAKAEAEEAKAARLATAENSRRQAASAAATPSTHKVKSGDTLFSIAQRYNLNVADLVSANKLKGSSIHSGQVLNVALNSKGANQGKLQAASGKGRTKAAAQPASYTVKKGDTLHAIANRFNVPVATLQKLNKTNAALQPGQKIKLTGI; from the coding sequence ATGACCAAACTCAAAACCATTGCGCTGGCACTTGCCGGCCTGGTATTCACCCCCACCCTCACCTTGGCCCAAAGCTACAACGGCAACACCATCGGCTTGGCGCTGATGAACCTGAACGCCGCCACCTTGAAAGGTGCACCCTACACCATGGGTGATATTTGGGGGCGCTTGCGCCAAGACTTCCGCATGGGTGAAGTCAACCCTGAGCTGGTGCGCCGCCACGAGCAATATTATGCCAGCCGCAGCCCGTATTTTAACCGCACGATTGCCCGCAGCCAGCCTTATTTGTACCACATTGTATCAGAAGTGGAAAAACGGCAGATGCCGGCGGAAATTGCCTTATTGCCGTTTATTGAAAGCGCTTTTGTTACCAAAGCCAAATCGCATGTGGGCGCTTCCGGTTTGTGGCAGTTTATGCCCGCCACCGGCCGCCATTATGGTTTGGAACAAACCGCGCTGTACGATGGCCGCCACGATGTTTACGCCGCCACCGATGCCGCACTGAACTACTTGCAATACCTGCACGGCCTCTTTGGCGACTGGTCTTTGGCACTGGCCGCCTACAACTGGGGTGAAGGCAGCGTGGGTCGCGCCATCGCCCGCGCACAAGCACAAGGGCTGGATCCGGTGTATGAAAATCTGCGCATGCCCGACGAAACCCGCAACTACGTGCCCAAACTCTTGGCCGTGCGCAATTTGATCAACAACCCGCAAGCATTCGGGCTGGACTTGGCCAAAATCGACAACAAGCCTTATTTTAAAGTGGTGGATGTAGACCAGCCGCTTGATATTCAGGCAGCCGCCCGCTTGGCCAATATTTCCGAAACCGAATTCCTCAGCCTCAATCCGGGCTTTAACCTGCCGGTATTCATGCCCAAAACCAGCCGTAAAATGCTGTTGCCGGTGGCAGCAGTATCGGTATTCGAAAAAAATTACCGCCAAGCCAATAAAGATGAGCTGTTGTCGTGGGATGTCTATACTGCCTACAGCAGTACTTCGCTGGCCGATATTGCCGCCCAATCGGGAATGAGTGTGAGCGAAATCAAACGCTTGAATAAGCTGAGCGGCAACAACATTACCGCCGGACGCAGCCTGCTGCTGGCCAAAAACAGTCTCAGCTCCGGCGTAGCCGCTTTTAGCCGTGTTGACGATACCGATCCGCTGCTGGCACAAGCCTTGGCACAGCCAGATATGAAACCCGTGCTGGCACCGGCGGCTGCCGCATTGGCGGTGGTGAGCGTGCCTCAAGCACCAGCACCCGCGATTACCAGTACAACGCCGCAAGCAGCGCCAAGCAGCGCCAGCACCACCGCAGTAACCGCACCTGCCCGCATGTTGGCCGATGCTACGCCTGCCGCGGCAGCGCAAACCTTGGCCAATAGCGTAGTAAGTAGCTCTGTTGACACCACGGAAAACCTGCCCGATACCGCCAATAATGTACTGGCTAATGCCGACACCCGCACCGATGCGCCAGTACAGGCGGCCACCGAACACAACGACCCCTTGCTGGCCTTGGCACAAACGGCTACTGTTAACACCACTGCTACACCCGTAGCCGATATGGATGTGCGCGCTTCCGTACAAGCTGCACTGGCCAAAGCCGAAGCAGAAGAAGCCAAGGCTGCCCGTTTGGCTACCGCCGAAAACAGCCGCCGCCAAGCCGCCAGTGCCGCGGCAACGCCCAGCACCCATAAGGTAAAAAGCGGCGATACACTGTTTTCCATTGCCCAGCGCTACAATTTGAACGTGGCCGATTTGGTGAGTGCCAATAAGCTTAAAGGCAGCAGCATCCACAGCGGCCAAGTATTGAATGTGGCTTTGAACAGCAAAGGCGCCAACCAAGGCAAGCTTCAGGCAGCCTCAGGTAAAGGGCGCACCAAAGCGGCAGCCCAGCCCGCATCGTATACGGTGAAAAAAGGCGACACCCTACACGCGATTGCCAACCGCTTTAATGTGCCGGTGGCTACTTTGCAAAAGCTAAACAAAACCAATGCTGCTTTGCAGCCGGGTCAAAAAATTAAACTCACCGGAATTTGA
- a CDS encoding L-serine ammonia-lyase has product MISIGDIFKIGLGPSSSHTVGPMKAAAAFVSTLQQQGCLAQVQRIAVEIYGSLALTGIGHGTFDAVLLGLEGSLPHSIDLNGIPERLARINNSGSLHLPDGHALPFEVARDLVVRMDESLPKHPNGLIFTAYNAAEECVYREVYYSVGGGFIVTDAEFGQHDAHPTPVPYPFSNGNELFALCREHGLSVAELVLANEAALAGCDAAEISRRTLALAQVMFDCVERGLHTDGTLPGGLHVHRRAPKLAQKLQKLHDANQVNTHLWPLVYAMAVNEENAAGGRVVTAPTNGAAGIVPAVLSYYRRFHPRQSDQGVVDFLLTAGVIGILYKTNASISGADVGCQGEVGVACSMAAGAYAAVSGGSLRQVENAAEMAMEHHLGLTCDPVGGLVQIPCIERNGIAAEKAIKLAGLALLEDGDHQKVSLDMVIQTMLQTGRDMKSTYKETSLAGLASTLKKKAVAVSVRVVEC; this is encoded by the coding sequence ATGATCAGCATCGGCGATATTTTCAAAATCGGCTTGGGGCCGTCCAGCTCGCACACCGTCGGCCCCATGAAGGCGGCCGCGGCATTTGTTAGCACCTTGCAGCAACAAGGCTGCTTGGCGCAGGTGCAGCGCATTGCGGTGGAAATCTATGGCTCATTGGCACTCACCGGCATCGGCCACGGCACTTTTGACGCCGTGCTGCTGGGCTTGGAAGGCTCTTTGCCCCACAGCATCGATTTAAACGGCATTCCCGAGCGGTTGGCCCGCATCAACAACAGCGGCAGCCTGCACTTGCCCGACGGCCACGCGCTGCCGTTTGAAGTGGCGCGCGACTTGGTGGTGCGCATGGACGAAAGCCTGCCCAAACACCCCAACGGCCTGATTTTTACCGCTTACAACGCCGCTGAAGAATGCGTTTATCGCGAGGTTTATTATTCGGTGGGCGGCGGCTTTATCGTTACCGATGCCGAATTCGGCCAGCACGATGCCCACCCCACACCAGTGCCATACCCTTTCAGCAACGGCAACGAACTGTTTGCGCTGTGCCGCGAACACGGCCTGAGCGTGGCGGAATTGGTGTTGGCCAACGAAGCCGCGCTGGCCGGTTGCGATGCCGCTGAAATCAGCCGCCGCACCTTGGCGCTGGCACAAGTGATGTTCGACTGCGTTGAGCGCGGCCTGCACACCGACGGCACCTTACCCGGCGGCCTGCACGTACACCGCCGCGCGCCCAAGCTGGCGCAAAAGCTGCAAAAACTGCACGATGCCAACCAAGTGAACACCCACCTATGGCCGTTGGTGTACGCCATGGCGGTGAACGAAGAAAACGCCGCCGGCGGGCGCGTGGTCACCGCCCCCACCAATGGCGCGGCCGGTATTGTGCCGGCGGTATTGTCGTACTACCGCCGTTTTCACCCGCGCCAGAGTGATCAAGGCGTGGTGGATTTTCTGCTCACCGCCGGAGTGATCGGTATTCTGTATAAAACCAACGCTTCCATTTCCGGTGCCGATGTGGGCTGCCAAGGTGAAGTGGGCGTGGCCTGCTCTATGGCTGCCGGGGCCTATGCGGCGGTGAGCGGCGGCAGCTTGCGCCAAGTAGAAAACGCCGCCGAAATGGCAATGGAGCACCACCTAGGCCTCACTTGCGACCCGGTGGGCGGGCTGGTGCAAATCCCCTGCATTGAGCGCAACGGCATTGCTGCCGAAAAAGCGATTAAATTGGCCGGTTTGGCCTTGCTGGAAGATGGCGACCATCAAAAAGTAAGCTTGGATATGGTAATCCAAACCATGCTGCAAACCGGGCGCGATATGAAATCCACCTACAAAGAAACCTCTTTGGCCGGATTGGCCAGCACACTGAAGAAAAAAGCGGTGGCGGTATCGGTGCGGGTGGTGGAGTGTTAG
- a CDS encoding HLGFF motif protein, translating to MHYFTINSEDNRHLGFLVLMADDENDSAATSGCFAVKAQAEMADQQACPVLWRALHKLSAINPLYWQQHGDSVRLLDNNGEPIGHLQQQHLKLNGQHFVLQDLSGTL from the coding sequence ATGCATTATTTCACCATCAACAGTGAAGACAACCGCCATCTGGGCTTTTTGGTACTCATGGCCGACGATGAAAACGACAGCGCCGCCACCAGCGGCTGTTTTGCTGTTAAAGCCCAAGCCGAAATGGCCGACCAGCAAGCTTGTCCCGTTTTGTGGCGGGCATTGCACAAGCTCAGCGCCATCAACCCCCTGTATTGGCAACAGCACGGCGATAGCGTGCGCCTGCTCGACAACAACGGCGAGCCCATCGGCCATTTGCAACAGCAACACCTCAAGCTCAACGGCCAGCACTTTGTGCTGCAAGACCTCAGCGGAACCCTGTAA
- the ccoS gene encoding cbb3-type cytochrome oxidase assembly protein CcoS: MESIYILIPISIILAFVIGYFFWWSGKSGQFDDLEGPGHRILMDDDKPPQQTKPADTPPADSDTTPRP, from the coding sequence ATGGAAAGCATCTACATTCTGATTCCCATCAGCATCATTTTGGCGTTTGTGATCGGCTATTTTTTTTGGTGGTCGGGCAAAAGCGGCCAATTTGACGACTTGGAAGGCCCCGGCCACCGCATTTTAATGGACGACGATAAACCGCCGCAGCAAACCAAACCAGCCGATACCCCGCCCGCCGATTCCGATACCACACCACGCCCATGA